One genomic window of Candidatus Pseudobacter hemicellulosilyticus includes the following:
- a CDS encoding carboxylesterase family protein, which produces MKLAIRICFLLLSLPLWLPAQTPKAGPRVNTIYGMLEGARATDGILVFKGIPYAAAPVGPLRWQEPQAPLSWKGIRQATQFGHKPLQTAVYSDMVSRADSMSEDCLYLNVWTAATGSKKAMPVLVYIHGGGLYAGDGSEFRYDGASMARLGIVTVTINYRLGIFGFLAHPALSKASPHHSSGNYGVLDQVAALQWVQQNIAAFGGDPRNITIAGQSAGAVSVTTLVATPLAKGLFHKAIAQSGSILGSRMPSTLRTEESKGGQLMQLTGAKDLEALRKLPAKELLALYGNEGTPRFGISTDGYLLPKDPREIFTYGQQADIPILSGWNNGETGSILGSAPHAPEQFEQTVQKLYGNRAATILALYPHKDSVETVQSAIDLATDRFAGYNTWKWIDMHSKTNGFPVYRYLFCRTAPSHPSAKGGALHSAEIPYAMGNLALVSGIQWTAADQQLSATMQLYFANFIKTGNPNGSNLPKWPGLQSSIPKVMVLDTNTRIENEKGLRRYLYFDQTNNAY; this is translated from the coding sequence ATGAAATTAGCGATCCGCATTTGCTTCCTGCTGCTCTCGTTACCCTTATGGTTACCTGCACAAACACCCAAGGCAGGTCCACGCGTTAACACTATTTATGGAATGCTGGAAGGCGCCCGGGCAACTGATGGCATCCTGGTATTCAAAGGCATCCCCTACGCAGCTGCGCCGGTAGGTCCGCTACGCTGGCAGGAACCGCAGGCGCCCCTTTCATGGAAAGGGATCAGACAAGCCACGCAGTTTGGCCACAAACCACTGCAGACAGCCGTTTACAGCGATATGGTGTCCCGGGCCGACAGCATGAGCGAGGACTGCCTTTACCTGAATGTATGGACCGCTGCCACCGGCAGTAAGAAGGCCATGCCGGTCCTGGTCTATATCCATGGGGGCGGCCTCTATGCCGGTGACGGATCAGAGTTCCGCTATGACGGCGCCAGCATGGCCAGGCTGGGCATTGTAACCGTGACCATCAACTACCGGCTCGGCATTTTTGGTTTCCTGGCACACCCCGCACTGAGCAAGGCTTCTCCTCACCATAGCTCGGGCAACTACGGCGTGCTGGACCAGGTAGCGGCCCTGCAATGGGTGCAGCAGAACATTGCCGCTTTCGGAGGTGATCCCCGGAATATTACCATTGCAGGTCAATCGGCCGGCGCTGTATCCGTTACTACCCTGGTAGCCACACCGCTGGCCAAAGGATTATTCCACAAAGCCATTGCACAGAGTGGCTCTATCCTGGGTTCCCGCATGCCTTCTACCCTCCGCACGGAAGAAAGCAAAGGGGGACAACTAATGCAGCTGACCGGAGCCAAAGACCTGGAAGCCTTGAGAAAACTACCGGCAAAGGAATTATTGGCCTTATATGGCAATGAGGGCACGCCCCGCTTCGGTATCAGCACAGATGGCTACCTGCTGCCAAAAGACCCGCGTGAAATTTTTACTTACGGGCAACAGGCTGATATTCCCATTCTTTCCGGCTGGAACAATGGGGAAACTGGCAGCATCCTCGGGAGTGCCCCCCATGCGCCGGAACAATTTGAGCAGACCGTGCAAAAACTATATGGCAACAGGGCGGCCACTATCCTGGCCCTCTACCCGCATAAGGACAGCGTGGAGACTGTTCAGTCAGCCATCGACCTGGCCACTGATCGTTTTGCCGGCTACAATACCTGGAAATGGATCGATATGCATAGTAAAACCAATGGTTTCCCGGTCTACCGCTACCTGTTCTGCCGCACTGCGCCTTCTCATCCCTCCGCCAAAGGAGGCGCCCTGCACTCGGCTGAGATCCCCTATGCCATGGGCAACCTGGCCCTGGTGAGCGGTATCCAATGGACGGCAGCCGATCAGCAGCTTTCCGCCACCATGCAGCTGTATTTTGCCAACTTCATAAAGACCGGCAACCCCAATGGCAGCAACCTGCCCAAATGGCCCGGCCTCCAAAGCAGCATTCCCAAAGTAATGGTGCTGGATACCAATACCAGGATAGAAAATGAAAAAGGATTGAGGCGATACCTGTATTTTGATCAGACGAACAATGCTTATTGA
- a CDS encoding RagB/SusD family nutrient uptake outer membrane protein, with the protein MNKHYKYGLPLAIAVLLGATGCEKDFLDTRIDTNATPETIITDRATLFSFGNAFYTALPNGFYQLDGNLFAAASDEAQQTNAAAANVRFFNQGTLSPVNMPTDGSNPYKTFYDGIRAANFFLNYSTGYVEFLLRNRDTTNTSAIVNYRNDSMNIAWYRGEAHIARAFYYFELSKRWGGVPVIEQTFDQAADLHISRTGYDELVTYMVNEIDKYKDSLQPNWKTSSFKANDGRFSLASALALKTRILLYAASPLQNPSNDAAKWQKAAAAAQELMTAPGLNLALYTGGYRNYFTGSNPIVSANNETILAVRAPANNTPEVNNYPIGTPGGNSGIAPSHNLVAAYEYIGEVDPADPYKNRDPRLAASIVTNGSTWTGRTIDQSAGATDDMRQPNTSRTGYYLKKFLTDALNLQQGGTALHNWVLFRYAEVLLNYAEAMNEAYGPDANNGYALTARQALQLVRNRASTQLPAVTASTKETFREVLKHERRIELAFEDHRYWDLLRWKDAATVLNQPVKGVTVTKNPNGSFNYQVVDVASRAFRAPMELFPFAQSEIVNGNGKLIQNTGY; encoded by the coding sequence ATGAACAAACATTATAAATACGGACTGCCCCTGGCAATAGCCGTACTGCTGGGAGCCACGGGTTGCGAGAAGGACTTCCTGGATACCAGGATAGATACCAATGCCACACCGGAAACCATCATTACCGACAGGGCCACCCTGTTCAGCTTCGGCAATGCTTTTTATACGGCCCTGCCCAATGGCTTCTACCAGCTGGACGGCAATCTTTTTGCCGCTGCTTCTGACGAGGCCCAGCAAACCAATGCAGCGGCCGCCAATGTGCGCTTCTTCAACCAGGGCACGCTGAGCCCGGTCAACATGCCCACTGATGGCAGCAATCCCTACAAGACCTTCTATGACGGCATCCGCGCTGCTAATTTTTTCCTGAACTATTCTACGGGTTATGTGGAATTTCTGCTGCGTAACAGGGATACCACCAATACTTCTGCTATTGTCAATTACAGGAACGATAGCATGAATATTGCCTGGTATCGCGGGGAGGCGCATATTGCCCGGGCCTTCTATTATTTTGAACTCAGCAAACGCTGGGGTGGGGTACCGGTCATTGAACAGACTTTTGACCAGGCCGCCGATCTGCATATATCCCGTACGGGGTATGATGAGCTGGTGACTTACATGGTGAACGAGATAGATAAATATAAGGACAGCCTGCAGCCTAACTGGAAAACCTCTTCCTTCAAAGCCAATGACGGTCGTTTCTCCCTGGCCTCTGCGCTGGCACTGAAGACAAGGATACTGTTGTATGCCGCCAGCCCGCTGCAGAATCCCTCCAATGATGCTGCAAAATGGCAGAAGGCTGCTGCAGCGGCACAGGAGCTGATGACGGCGCCGGGACTGAACCTGGCCTTGTATACCGGTGGCTACCGCAATTATTTCACCGGCAGCAATCCTATTGTCAGTGCCAATAATGAAACTATCCTGGCAGTGCGCGCGCCCGCCAATAATACGCCTGAGGTAAACAACTATCCCATTGGTACGCCGGGTGGTAACTCGGGCATAGCACCTTCCCATAACCTGGTAGCGGCGTATGAATATATTGGAGAGGTAGATCCGGCAGATCCTTACAAGAACCGGGATCCCCGGCTGGCCGCCAGTATAGTGACCAATGGCAGTACCTGGACTGGACGCACTATTGATCAGTCGGCCGGCGCCACCGATGACATGCGCCAGCCCAATACCAGCCGGACCGGCTATTACCTGAAAAAATTCCTGACGGATGCGCTCAACCTGCAGCAGGGTGGAACCGCCTTGCACAACTGGGTGCTGTTCCGTTATGCGGAGGTATTGCTGAACTATGCGGAAGCCATGAATGAAGCCTATGGTCCGGATGCCAATAACGGTTACGCTTTAACAGCCCGGCAGGCCTTGCAACTGGTCCGCAATCGCGCCAGCACCCAGCTGCCTGCTGTTACGGCCAGCACCAAGGAAACCTTCCGCGAGGTACTCAAGCATGAGCGCCGGATAGAACTGGCTTTTGAAGACCACCGCTACTGGGACCTGCTGCGCTGGAAAGATGCAGCTACAGTGCTGAATCAACCCGTCAAAGGCGTTACTGTTACCAAAAATCCCAATGGCAGCTTCAACTACCAGGTGGTGGATGTGGCCAGCAGGGCCTTCCGTGCGCCTATGGAGCTGTTTCCTTTTGCCCAGTCGGAAATAGTGAACGGCAATGGTAAGCTGATCCAGAATACAGGGTACTGA
- a CDS encoding glycoside hydrolase family 30 beta sandwich domain-containing protein, whose amino-acid sequence MSIITRLLLLPVLSALCQCSIAQSPGVWLTTPDRQQLLAQQEPLRFTGSINSQQPVILVNPNETFQQMDGFGFALTGGSAQHIIRMDAAERKTLLQELFGQDRDGMGISYLRLSIGASDLNQRVFSYNDLPAGKKDPTLSRFSLADDEKDVVPVMKEILAINPAIKILGSPWSAPTWMKSNNNIQGGRLQEEYYPVYARYFVKYIRAMEQQGIRIDAITVQNEPFNDGNTPSMQMLAKEQLRFIRDHLGPLFKKEGITTRIILYDHNCDAPEYPMAILADSTAARFIDGSGFHLYAGPVSAMSRVHDAFPTKGLYFTEMMAVNRDGQFNIANPVERILIGATRNWSRNVILWNLAANAKFEPHTDNGGCAFCQGAVTIEGNAVERNIALYVIGHASRFVPPASYRIASNTSETLPNVAFRTPTGRIVLIVANKSAETQAFNIATGSKAASAKLPAGAVATYTW is encoded by the coding sequence AGCATTATTACACGCCTCCTGTTACTACCTGTCCTTAGCGCCCTTTGTCAATGCAGTATTGCCCAATCGCCCGGCGTCTGGCTCACTACGCCCGACCGCCAGCAGTTGCTGGCCCAGCAGGAACCACTTCGTTTTACTGGTTCCATCAACAGCCAGCAACCGGTGATCCTTGTTAACCCCAACGAGACCTTCCAGCAAATGGATGGGTTTGGCTTCGCCCTCACCGGCGGCAGCGCCCAGCATATTATCCGGATGGACGCCGCCGAAAGAAAGACCCTCCTGCAGGAACTGTTTGGCCAGGACAGGGACGGCATGGGCATCAGCTATCTCCGCCTCAGTATCGGCGCTTCCGACCTTAATCAACGGGTCTTTTCCTACAACGACCTGCCAGCCGGCAAAAAAGATCCAACCTTGTCCCGCTTCAGCCTGGCCGACGATGAAAAAGATGTGGTGCCGGTAATGAAAGAGATCCTGGCCATCAACCCTGCCATCAAAATACTGGGATCACCCTGGTCGGCCCCCACCTGGATGAAGTCCAATAACAATATCCAGGGTGGCAGGCTGCAGGAAGAATACTATCCCGTATATGCCCGCTACTTTGTCAAATATATCCGGGCCATGGAGCAGCAGGGCATCCGCATTGATGCCATTACGGTCCAGAACGAACCATTTAACGATGGCAATACCCCCAGCATGCAAATGCTGGCCAAAGAACAGCTGCGTTTTATCCGGGATCACCTGGGGCCCCTGTTCAAAAAAGAAGGCATCACCACCAGGATCATTTTATACGATCATAACTGCGATGCGCCGGAATACCCAATGGCTATCCTGGCAGACAGTACCGCCGCCCGGTTCATAGATGGCAGCGGCTTCCATCTCTATGCCGGGCCTGTATCAGCTATGAGCCGCGTGCATGATGCCTTTCCCACCAAGGGCCTGTACTTTACGGAAATGATGGCGGTGAACCGCGATGGCCAGTTCAATATTGCCAACCCGGTAGAAAGGATACTGATCGGCGCTACCCGCAACTGGAGCCGTAACGTCATTCTCTGGAACCTGGCGGCCAACGCAAAATTTGAACCGCATACGGACAATGGCGGCTGCGCTTTCTGCCAGGGAGCCGTTACCATTGAAGGCAATGCCGTGGAAAGGAATATTGCCCTCTATGTCATTGGACATGCCAGCCGGTTTGTGCCGCCAGCCTCTTACCGCATTGCCAGCAATACCAGCGAGACCCTGCCCAATGTGGCTTTCCGAACCCCCACCGGCAGGATCGTATTGATTGTTGCCAACAAGAGCGCCGAGACCCAGGCATTCAATATCGCGACCGGCTCAAAAGCTGCCAGCGCCAAGCTGCCCGCCGGTGCTGTAGCTACTTATACCTGGTAA
- a CDS encoding PKD domain-containing protein, whose translation MTNNTIVNRCWQVLVLVAILPGCRKDEQFPSVVVEGPAPSGSFTYVVNAGNPKEVKFTNGSADAESYYWQFGDGTSATEQSPLHVYASSGKYIVILKTASHAGYTQSDTVQIVASLPATADFDYSAFLLQTSFLNNASGIESVHWDFGDNTSSTEIAPVHEYATAGSYEVTLTVNGLTGNVATQTKTVVVQGHKNLVKGGTFDAASAQYWKSYQNDNPPTFGYTVDAPAGGMGGCLRFPSFENPSNSKNQLIYQPVSVVAGKQYKLSAVIKAPAGGYQCYFQFFVSNDAAYWQDADMGGNQILSLNTWHGWGGGSNYSVAVNGDLAGIVSQNGNYGFGAATGGIYTATETRTVYIGVQAGTWSGKSNGDWLVDNLSFEVL comes from the coding sequence ATGACAAACAATACAATCGTTAACCGCTGCTGGCAGGTACTGGTATTGGTGGCCATACTGCCCGGATGCCGCAAGGATGAGCAATTTCCTTCGGTGGTGGTTGAAGGACCGGCGCCTTCCGGCAGCTTCACCTATGTGGTGAATGCCGGCAATCCCAAAGAAGTGAAGTTCACAAATGGATCGGCTGATGCGGAATCCTATTACTGGCAGTTTGGGGATGGGACCAGCGCTACCGAGCAATCGCCCCTGCATGTATATGCCAGCTCCGGAAAATATATCGTTATCCTGAAAACAGCCAGCCATGCGGGGTATACCCAGTCGGATACCGTGCAGATAGTGGCTTCCCTGCCTGCTACAGCGGATTTTGACTACAGCGCCTTCCTGCTGCAGACCAGCTTTCTCAATAATGCCAGCGGGATAGAATCGGTGCATTGGGATTTTGGTGACAATACCAGCTCCACGGAGATAGCGCCTGTGCATGAATATGCAACAGCCGGCAGTTATGAAGTTACCCTGACGGTGAACGGCCTTACCGGCAATGTAGCTACCCAAACCAAAACGGTGGTAGTTCAGGGGCATAAGAACCTGGTCAAAGGCGGCACTTTTGATGCCGCTTCCGCCCAGTACTGGAAATCCTACCAGAATGATAACCCGCCTACTTTCGGTTATACGGTTGATGCACCTGCCGGTGGAATGGGCGGCTGCCTCCGCTTTCCATCTTTCGAGAATCCCAGTAATTCAAAGAACCAGCTGATCTATCAGCCTGTATCGGTAGTGGCCGGCAAGCAGTACAAATTGTCTGCAGTGATCAAGGCGCCCGCCGGTGGATACCAGTGTTATTTCCAGTTCTTCGTTTCCAACGATGCGGCTTACTGGCAGGATGCTGATATGGGCGGTAACCAGATCTTATCACTCAATACCTGGCATGGCTGGGGCGGTGGCTCCAATTATTCGGTGGCGGTGAATGGTGATCTGGCCGGCATCGTTTCGCAGAATGGCAATTATGGTTTTGGGGCAGCCACAGGAGGTATTTATACAGCCACAGAAACAAGGACGGTGTATATCGGCGTACAGGCCGGCACCTGGTCGGGTAAATCCAATGGCGACTGGCTGGTGGACAACCTCAGCTTTGAAGTACTATAG
- a CDS encoding DUF5060 domain-containing protein has translation MFKQSMILTLAASCCWTAGLQAQISKVQLLQPAVVQYEKAEWAIELTADFNNPYLQEEVSLDMQLLAPSGKKLVLPCYYESGKSGAVSSWKARFAAREKGKYRYSFLLKQRGGQPMSSSEQSFSARPSRKDGILHAGDNWVFRFDSGKPFRGIGENICWESRASDDSKYFSEMHQESKYNYEEMLPMLKANGGNYFRTWICSWNLPIDWRSGFNNHRYTASTEYYNPSALAKMDRMVDLCDSLELYVMLTMGPGAYHTRDAGAASSAADFFVNPAAREKYRNRLRYIVARWGYSSAIGAWEFFNEVDNVQFGNKEKPIPAADIVQWHNEMSQYLKSVDPYQHLVTTSISHRDLEGMNSLPDIDFNQRHMYRVTTQMPGTIIEYARNFKKPYVIGEFSYEWDWSKDFNQFADSMDYDYKRGLWYGLFSPTPVLPLSWWWEYFDSRKTDRYIAHVRTIQDRMMKAGNGQFDSIPVVLDKAGVEKFAVRCGKEIYVYLNNRSADAKTLNCTVPAAGLNARTVSVYECEKGVYGTALIPKIAAGQLQVTDLTLPASTDLVLIFTK, from the coding sequence ATGTTTAAGCAATCAATGATCCTTACCCTGGCCGCCAGTTGCTGCTGGACGGCGGGCCTGCAGGCACAGATCAGCAAAGTACAGTTGCTGCAGCCTGCAGTTGTTCAGTATGAAAAGGCAGAATGGGCGATAGAGCTGACCGCTGATTTCAACAACCCTTACCTGCAGGAAGAAGTGAGCCTGGACATGCAGCTGCTGGCGCCTTCCGGAAAAAAACTGGTGCTGCCCTGTTATTATGAATCCGGTAAGAGCGGCGCTGTGTCCAGCTGGAAGGCGCGCTTTGCTGCCCGGGAAAAAGGCAAATACCGCTATAGCTTCCTGCTGAAACAGCGAGGCGGACAACCTATGTCTTCCTCTGAGCAAAGTTTCTCCGCCCGCCCTTCCCGTAAGGATGGCATCCTGCATGCGGGTGATAACTGGGTGTTCCGTTTTGATAGCGGCAAGCCATTCCGGGGAATTGGTGAAAACATCTGCTGGGAATCACGGGCCAGCGATGATTCTAAATATTTCAGTGAAATGCACCAGGAAAGCAAGTATAACTATGAGGAGATGCTGCCGATGCTGAAGGCCAATGGCGGCAATTATTTCCGTACCTGGATCTGTTCCTGGAACCTGCCCATTGATTGGAGATCGGGTTTCAATAATCACCGGTATACCGCCAGTACGGAATATTATAATCCCAGCGCGCTGGCCAAAATGGACAGGATGGTGGATCTCTGTGATTCACTGGAATTGTATGTGATGCTGACTATGGGGCCCGGCGCCTATCATACCAGGGATGCCGGTGCAGCCAGCTCTGCTGCTGATTTTTTTGTGAACCCGGCAGCACGGGAAAAATACAGGAACAGGTTACGCTATATTGTTGCCCGCTGGGGCTACAGCAGTGCCATCGGCGCCTGGGAATTTTTTAACGAAGTGGATAATGTACAGTTCGGTAATAAAGAGAAACCGATACCTGCGGCGGATATTGTGCAGTGGCACAATGAGATGAGCCAATACCTGAAGTCGGTGGATCCTTACCAGCACCTGGTGACCACCAGTATCTCACACAGGGACCTGGAAGGCATGAACAGCTTACCGGATATTGATTTCAACCAGCGGCATATGTACCGTGTCACCACGCAGATGCCTGGTACCATCATTGAGTATGCCAGGAACTTTAAGAAGCCCTATGTGATTGGTGAGTTCAGCTATGAATGGGACTGGTCAAAGGATTTCAACCAGTTTGCCGACAGCATGGATTATGATTATAAACGCGGGCTTTGGTATGGGCTGTTTTCGCCCACGCCGGTACTGCCGCTTTCCTGGTGGTGGGAATATTTTGATAGTCGCAAAACAGACCGGTATATTGCTCATGTGCGGACTATCCAGGACAGGATGATGAAAGCTGGTAATGGCCAGTTTGATTCAATTCCTGTGGTGTTGGATAAAGCCGGGGTAGAAAAGTTTGCAGTGCGCTGTGGAAAGGAAATATATGTGTACCTGAATAACCGGTCTGCTGATGCAAAGACGCTCAACTGTACTGTGCCTGCTGCTGGTCTGAATGCCAGAACAGTGAGTGTATATGAATGTGAAAAGGGTGTTTATGGCACTGCATTGATCCCGAAAATTGCTGCCGGACAGTTGCAGGTAACTGATCTTACCTTGCCTGCCAGCACTGACCTGGTACTGATTTTCACGAAGTAA